One window of Aricia agestis chromosome 20, ilAriAges1.1, whole genome shotgun sequence genomic DNA carries:
- the LOC121737318 gene encoding uncharacterized protein LOC121737318 — protein MIRNVALVWAAVIASHLCAALPFADPEPNPIHRTHVRIHIPHEVHTVHHHHVEKVPILHEVPVIKEVPVVHTVPIVKHVPVVNTVHVPIINTQIVEKPVLVPYKEHLSLWH, from the exons ATGATACGCAACGTCGCT TTAGTCTGGGCCGCAGTGATCGCCAGCCATCTGTGCGCGGCGTTGCCTTTCGCGGACCCTGAACCCAACCCTATCCACCGAACCCA CGTCAGAATTCATATTCCCCATGAAGTCCACACGGTGCACCATCACCACGTCGAGAAGGTACCAATCCTACACGAGGTACCCGTCATAAAGGAGGTACCAGTTGTCCACACGGTACCGATTGTGAAACACGTACCAGTAGTGAACACGGTACATGTTCCAATTATTAACACTCAAATTGTGGAAAAACCCGTCTTAGTACCTTACAAGGAACATCTTAGCTTATGGCAttaa